The DNA region GTCTCCGAAATCATCAGTGGACGCCGGGAAGTACAACGGCTGGACGTGTACGAGCGGATCGCCGACGGACTCCACATGCCCGACGACGCCCGGCACCTCCTCGGCCTCGCCGCGGGCCGGGAGCGTCGGACGGGCGGGGCCGCGTTCGATCTGGCGACGTTCCCGGAAGTGGTGCGCGTGTACGCGGCGCAGAACTCGGCAGCGGAAGAGATCAAGGAGCGGGCCCGCGAAGCCACGGAGTTGGACGTCCTGGCGGTGCGCGGGCTCGGGCTGATCGGCCTGAACGACAGTCTGCTGCGCGCCTGTCTGCCCCGCGAGCGAGGCGGCAACGGGCTCCGCGTCCGGGTCGCTCTCCTCGACCCGGACAGCGAGGCTCTGACGCGCCGTGCGGCGGAGATCGGGGAATCCGCGGAATCCCTCGCGTCCGGGGTGCGGCTCGCCGAGGCGAGGCTCCGCGAACTGGCGGACGTGGGCGACGTCAGCGTGTGGCAGTACCGGATGCTTCCGACGTGGCGCCTCATCCGCGCCGACGGGACGATGTTCGTCGGCGCGTTCGACGCCGGGTGGGAAGGGCACGAGTCGGCGCTGTACAAGGTGGTGGAGACCCCGCACGGCCCCTTGCACCGAGGGTTTCGGCGGATGTTCGAGGCGGTCGTCGACGGAGCGCGGCGCACGGTCTGACGAGGAGGTGACCCCGGGTGATCGAGGCCGAGTTGAAGGCACGTGTGCATGCGCCGGAGCAGGTCGTGCGGCGGTTGGGCGAGTGGGCGACGGCGCGGGTCGAGGTGTACCGGGACACGTATTACGACCGGCCGGACGGGTCGTTGGAGGCGGCGGGCGAGGAGTTGCGGGTGCGTACCGTGCGGGGTGCGGACGGCACGCGCACGGTGCTCACGTACAAGGGCCCGGTGGTCGACGAGGGGTCCGGGTCGAAGCCCGAGCATGAGACGCGGGTCGAGGACGCCGAGCAGGCACACGCGATTCTGCGAGGGCTCGGGTATGTGGAGCTGATCGCGTTCGAGAAGCGGTGCCGGAACTACGCGTTCGAGGCGTACGGACGGCAGCTGCTCGCCACGCTGGTGCGCGTGCCGGAGATCGACGGCACCTTCCTTGAGGTCGAGACCCTCGTCGACGAGGACCAGGTGGCCGCGGCGCTCGACGACGTCCGCGCGGTGCTCGCCGACCTCGGCGTCGGCGCGGAGGACCTGACGTTGGAGACGTACACGGGTGCCGTGGCCGCGCGGCGCGGCTGACCCGGCCGGGTCGCCGCGGTCCGCCGCGCGGCTGCGCAGGGACCGGATACAGGCCCCGCCCCGGTGTCGCGGTCATCACCACCGGGTCTGCCGCCGTCTCACGGATGTGTCACAGATTCCGTCGACGGACTGCGGAAAAGGCGCGCATGTAGTGGGCTTATAAAGGACTCGGGGGCGTCCCGTGAACCGTACGCACGGTGCGTAGACTCCTCGGTCTGTCGCACGGCGACGTACGCGCGGTCGCCGTACCGCGGTGGCTGGAAATCAGGGGGAGGGCGGCGCCGATGGCCATGGAGAAACTCGGCCCGGGGGATCCGCAGCGGATCGGTGCCTACCGGCTGCTCGCGCGGCTCGGCGCGGGCGGTATGGGGCAGGTGTATCTGGCGCGGTCCGACCGCGGGCGCACCGTCGCGGTCAAGCTGGTCCGGGAGGAGCTGGCCGCGCAGGACGAGTTCCGCGGGCGGTTCCGGCAGGAAGTGGGGGCCGCCCGGCGGGTCGGCGGGGCCTGGACCGCGCCGGTCCTCGACGCCGACACGGAGGCGAGCATCCCGTGGGTCGCCACGGGGTACGTCGCCGGGCCCTCGTTGCAGGCCGTCGTCTCGCACGACCACGGGCCGCTGCCCGAGCGGTCCGTGAACATCCTCGCCGCCGGGCTCGCCAACGCCCTCAAGGACATCCACGCCGCCGGGCTCATCCACCGCGACCTGAAGCCGTCGAACGTCCTCGTCACCATCGACGGGCCCCGCGTCATCGACTTCGGTATCGCCCGCGCCCTGGAGACCGTCACCGACGGCGGCCTCACCCGCACCGGGGCGCTCGTCGGGTCGCCCGGCTTCATGGCGCCCGAGCAGGTGCGCGGCGACCGCGTCACCGAGGCCTGCGACATCTTCTGCCTCGGGTCCGTCCTCGCCTACGCGGCCACCGGAGCGCTGCCCTTCGGCACCGCCAACAGCGGGGTGCACGCGCTGATGTTCCGCATCGCGCAGGAGGAGCCCGACCTGGAGGCCCTGCCCGAGTCCCTGCGCGATCTTGTCGGGCACTGTCTCTCCAAGGCCCCGGAGGACCGGCCGTCCCTGGACGAGATACTCGCCCGGACCGGGGCCGAGGACACCCTCTCCGAGGGGAAGTCCCTGGAGCCCTGGCTTCCGGCGGCCTTGGTCGCCCAACTGGGGCGGCACGCCGTGCAGTTGCTGGAGATCGAGGAGCCCGAGGGGGCGGCGGCAGCCGGGGGCGCGGCCGGGTCCGGTGAGTCCGCGCCCGGTGAGTCCGGGGCTGCGGGAACGGCAGGTGCGGGAGCAGCTGCGGCAGGCGCGGCCGGGGCTTCCGCGCAGGGCGCCCCGGACGCGCCCGCCGCACCCCCGTCCGGCCAGGACACCCCGTCCGGCCACGACACCCCACCCCCACCCGGCACCCCCGGGCAGGCCTCCGTCAACCACCTGCCCACCATGGTGAGCGGCCTGCCCCCGGCCCCGGCGGCCGCGCCGACGCCGACCCCCGGGCACACACCCACCCCCGCCCACTCCCCCGCGTACGCCTACCCCCACCAGGCCTCCGGCTACGGCTATCCGCACCCGCAGCAGCCCCCGTACGGCGCCACCCCGCCCTACGGCCCCACACCCCCGTACGGCCTGCCCGCAGGGGAGCCGCAGCGGCGCAGCGGGCGTTCCACCGCGCTGCTCGTCGCCGTGGCGCTGATCGTCGCGCTCGGCGCGGGCGGCACCGTGTACGCGACGATGAAGGGGGACGACGGCGACCCGAAGGCGCGGGGCGGTGGCGACGGCAAGAACCGGGAGAGCAGCGCGCCCGAGACGCCCGGCTCGCCGTCGGAGTCCGACTCCGGGCCGAGCCCCTCGCCGTCCACGTCCGCCGTCTCGGACAAGACGGTGCCGGACAAGTTCCTCGGCACCTGGAACGGCACGGTCAGCGGCGACGCCGGACTCAGCACGCGGCGGCTGACCATTCAGCAGGGCAAGGAGGGCGACACCGTCCTGTCCATGACGGCCGACGGGCCGCTGGAGGGCGGCGGCACCTACCACTGCGTGTTCCAGGGCGAGTTGAGGTCCGCGAGCGAGGACCGGCTGAACATCGGCCCGACGCGGGTCACCGTCGGCGGGCCCCCGGCCTGCGCCCCCGGCAAGCCGACCGTCGTCACGATCCTGCCGAGCGGCGAACTGCACCGCGTCAACGCCGACGGCACCCGCGCGCTGACGTACACCAAGGGCAGCTGACCGCGAGGACGACCGGCGACCGGAGCAACCCGCCCGCACGGCAGGCCGGTTGAACCAGCGGCGAACGTCCGGCGGCGGAAGGGCGAAGTCCCCCGCCCGGGCGTTCCCCGCGCCGGGGGCGCCTCCGTAGCGTGCGGGCGTGGACTGGTTGAGCCCCGAGAATGTCGTCGCTGTTCTGACCGCCGCGCTCGGGCTGCTGGCCACGCTGGGTGCCATTTGGTACGAGCGCCGGGTGCCGCGGCGCAAACGCATCGGCTACCGCGTGCAGATGGACACCGCGATCGGCGACAACGTCCGCACGGGCGGCGCGAACGCCCGGCTCGGGCTGTTCGACGAGACGCCGGAGATGTCCGACGCCACGCTGGTGCTCCTTCGGGTGGAGAACGACGGGTCGCAGTCCATCAGCGACGCCGACTACACCGGGCGGGCGCTGCACGGCCTGACCGCCGTGTTCACGGGACGCACCGTGCGCGGCC from Streptomyces flavofungini includes:
- a CDS encoding serine/threonine-protein kinase; its protein translation is MEKLGPGDPQRIGAYRLLARLGAGGMGQVYLARSDRGRTVAVKLVREELAAQDEFRGRFRQEVGAARRVGGAWTAPVLDADTEASIPWVATGYVAGPSLQAVVSHDHGPLPERSVNILAAGLANALKDIHAAGLIHRDLKPSNVLVTIDGPRVIDFGIARALETVTDGGLTRTGALVGSPGFMAPEQVRGDRVTEACDIFCLGSVLAYAATGALPFGTANSGVHALMFRIAQEEPDLEALPESLRDLVGHCLSKAPEDRPSLDEILARTGAEDTLSEGKSLEPWLPAALVAQLGRHAVQLLEIEEPEGAAAAGGAAGSGESAPGESGAAGTAGAGAAAAGAAGASAQGAPDAPAAPPSGQDTPSGHDTPPPPGTPGQASVNHLPTMVSGLPPAPAAAPTPTPGHTPTPAHSPAYAYPHQASGYGYPHPQQPPYGATPPYGPTPPYGLPAGEPQRRSGRSTALLVAVALIVALGAGGTVYATMKGDDGDPKARGGGDGKNRESSAPETPGSPSESDSGPSPSPSTSAVSDKTVPDKFLGTWNGTVSGDAGLSTRRLTIQQGKEGDTVLSMTADGPLEGGGTYHCVFQGELRSASEDRLNIGPTRVTVGGPPACAPGKPTVVTILPSGELHRVNADGTRALTYTKGS
- a CDS encoding helix-turn-helix domain-containing protein, which produces MGTALEPIELPDWAWERAEVREALRARDIGAVFRHVQQYAGASQARIATATCMTQARVSEIISGRREVQRLDVYERIADGLHMPDDARHLLGLAAGRERRTGGAAFDLATFPEVVRVYAAQNSAAEEIKERAREATELDVLAVRGLGLIGLNDSLLRACLPRERGGNGLRVRVALLDPDSEALTRRAAEIGESAESLASGVRLAEARLRELADVGDVSVWQYRMLPTWRLIRADGTMFVGAFDAGWEGHESALYKVVETPHGPLHRGFRRMFEAVVDGARRTV
- the cyaB gene encoding class IV adenylate cyclase; translation: MIEAELKARVHAPEQVVRRLGEWATARVEVYRDTYYDRPDGSLEAAGEELRVRTVRGADGTRTVLTYKGPVVDEGSGSKPEHETRVEDAEQAHAILRGLGYVELIAFEKRCRNYAFEAYGRQLLATLVRVPEIDGTFLEVETLVDEDQVAAALDDVRAVLADLGVGAEDLTLETYTGAVAARRG